The region GCGACGCCTACGCGAATATCGAACAGGGCGAGGTGATTCTGCACGGCCTGCACATCAGTCCGTATTCGCACACCTCGGAGCGTCAGCTGGATCCGGTGCGGGACCGCAAGCTGCTCATGAACCGCGCCGAGATCCGCAAACTCATCGGCAAGGTGAAGGAGAAGGGACTCACACTCGTGGCCCTCAAGCTGTACTTCAGCCCGCGAGGCATCGTGAAGGTGGAGTTGGGCCTGGCCAAGGGCAAGAAGCTCCACGACAAGCGGGATGCCATCTCGGAGCGGGATGCCCGCAGGGATCTCGACCGCGTGATGAAGCGGGCCCGCCAGGAGTAGGACCAACAATGGCTTTCGACGCCGCGCGGCCTTTTTTGCTATGTTGGACCGCGAATCGCCGCGACCCCCGGGGGAGCAGGCGATCGTGATCACCATGCCGCGCCTGCTTGTCTTCATAGTCGTCGCGCTGGCGCTTGCCGCGCTTCCCACGCCGACGGTGGCCGATACCACCGCCGAGGTCGTCTATGATGACGGCCGCGCTCCCGAGAACATTCCACTGGTGCGCCTGCCCGATGAGGACACGTG is a window of Candidatus Krumholzibacteriia bacterium DNA encoding:
- the smpB gene encoding SsrA-binding protein SmpB — translated: MKIIVQNKKARHEFAILETFEAGIALKGTEVKSLREGKANLRDAYANIEQGEVILHGLHISPYSHTSERQLDPVRDRKLLMNRAEIRKLIGKVKEKGLTLVALKLYFSPRGIVKVELGLAKGKKLHDKRDAISERDARRDLDRVMKRARQE